The Setaria italica strain Yugu1 chromosome IX, Setaria_italica_v2.0, whole genome shotgun sequence genome has a window encoding:
- the LOC101755928 gene encoding casein kinase II subunit alpha-2, whose translation MAWCALRSRVLPLPAAAATAAPHGLLLRFLLSTAAPHYHRRRRVAPTAHAAAAEAPLPMTPRFGRATRHPGGATSVARVYADANAQRPKEYWDYESLDIQWGEQDGYEVLRKVGRGKYSEVFEGFRPGSDDRCIIKILKPVKKKKIKREIKILQNLYGGPNIVKLLDVVRDEESKTPSLIFEYVNNTDFKVLYPALSDYDIRYYIFELLKALDYCHSRGIMHRDVKPHNIMIDHEKRQLRLIDWGLAEFYHPKMEYNARVASRCYKGPELLVDLLDYDYSLDLWSLGCMFASMIFRVDPFFSGQDNYDQLVKITEVLGTEDFYNYLEKYGLQLDPQLERLVGRHNRKPWTKFVNARNIHLVSSEAIDLVDKLLRYDHQERPTAKETMAHPYFNPIRSSESSRTNSQ comes from the exons ATGGCCTGGTGCGCCCTGCGCAGCCGCGTCCTCCCGCTtccggcagccgccgccaccgccgcgccccacggcctcctcctgcgcttcctcctctccaccgcGGCCCCGCActaccaccggcgccgccgcgtcgcccccACGGCCCACGCCGCGGCAGCTGAGGCGCCGCTCCCCATGACCCCCCGCTTCGGCCGGGCCACGCGGCACCCCGGGGGCGCCACCTCCGTGGCGCGCGTCTACGCGGACGCCAACGCGCAGCGGCCCAAGGAGTACTGGGATTACGAGTCGCTCGACATCCAGTGGGG GGAGCAGGATGGGTACGAGGTGCTGCGGAAGGTGGGGAGGGGGAAGTACAGCGAGGTGTTTGAAGGCTTCCGGCCTGGAAGCGATGATAGATGCATCATTAAGATCCTCAAGcccgtgaagaagaagaag ATAAAGAGGGAAATAAAAATACTTCAGAACTTATATGGAGGACCAAATATTGTAAAGCTACTTGATGTTGTCAGAGATGAGGAATCAAAGACGCCCAGTCTGATCTTTGAATATGTCAATAACACTGACTTCAAAGTGCTCTACCCTGCACTATCTGATTATGATATCAGATATTATATTTTTGAATTATTAAAG GCACTAGATTATTGTCATTCACGGGGTATCATGCACCGAGATGTCAAACCTCACAATATCATGATTGACCATGAAAAACGCCAGCTTCGTCTTATTGATTGGGGTCTTGCAGAGTTCTATCATCCCAAGATGGAATACAATGCTAGAGTTGCCTCAAG ATGCTACAAGGGTCCTGAACTTCTTGTGGATTTGTTAGATTATGATTACTCATTGGATTTGTGGAGCCTTGGTTGCATGTTTGCATCAATG ATATTCCGGGTGGACCCTTTCTTTAGTGGCCAGGATAATTATGACCAGTTAGTGAAAATAACTGAG GTTCTTGGCACAGAAGATTTCTATAACTACCTTGAAAAATATGGTCTCCAGCTTGACCCACAGCTGGAAAGACTTGTTGGAAG ACATAATAGGAAACCATGGACAAAGTTTGTCAATGCTAGGAACATACACCTAGTTAGCTCCGAG GCTATCGATTTGGTAGATAAGCTCCTCCGGTACGATCACCAGGAAAGGCCTACAGCAAAGGAAACCATG GCTCATCCATATTTCAATCCAATAAGAAGTTCCGAAAGCAGCAGGACAAATTCACAATAG
- the LOC101756333 gene encoding serine/threonine-protein phosphatase 7 long form homolog isoform X2, with product MQIYKPVRFIEHGTRLNQWEVKHEGMLALLQRSGFYHLSLLKRVQLDHALLNALVERWRRETQTFHLRFGEITVLLKDVAILTGLRVHGAPVTGPTNCNWEQLCTQLLGQEPPQIKGGSINIAWLHDTFKTLPEGANQSDVEYAARAYILYQIGCSLFPDPSGTRVHLRYLALLRDFDASGEMAWGAAVLAHLYRELGKASMKGKANCCAFLTLLQIWAWEHIQIGCPERLENKILPDDWPLGCRWNVAFKNRENVRSMDHEFYRHGLDTISDCQITWDPYTPNLIAGLPAICTFGSAVWRSRTPLICFQIVEMHVPDRVLLQFGMVQHIPDPVEAVERVTMQGKADQNWPTYHDKYIKQWQNRLFSVVEQQDTGISDPTHPRNCYLEWYWRITRRWISTPVECPIISYELSGHADEVLVDLVSTVQGRIRTLLLSEIDVKRMKESLTDIDVYITVKMAEAKQIMQSGVRTGMGIRSAKSAMICSNDVDPTQATVAKLELVGDDHVEGNTILQLDQMRRIQPAGGTVDLAPLITGDTTSNKTEDVHPQEDPLDITMTEVNLQDIISTPLQDAMTDIMNTSAEDATLEDISDSDVKNGSASIETVEVKETGGSMYNIKSTKRLQLKCRSVPVHL from the exons aTGCAGATATACAAACCTGTAAGATTTATCGAACATGGCACCAGGCTTAACCAGTGGGAAGTGAAACATGAGGGGATGCTTGCGTTATTGCAGCGTTCTGGATTTTACCACCTGTCTTTATTGAAGCGGGTTCAGTTAGACCATGCATTGTTAAATGCATTGGTTGAAAGGTGGCGGCGTGAAACACAGACGTTTCACTTGCGGTTTGGAGAAATTACAGTGCTCTTGAAGGATGTAGCAATTCTTACTGGGCTTCGTGTACATGGTGCTCCTGTCACTGGCCCGACAAACTGTAATTGGGAGCAATTGTGCACACAGCTTCTGGGCCAAGAACCTCCACAGATCAAAGGTGGTTCTATCAACATTGCATGGCTGCATGACACTTTCAAAACATTACCAGAAGGTGCTAATCAGTCAGATGTAGAGTATGCTGCACGAGCTTACATTCTGTACCAAATCGGCTGCAGTTTATTTCCTGATCCGAGTGGAACTAGAGTGCACTTGCGATATTTGGCCCTACTCCGCGATTTTGATGCCTCAGGAGAGATGGCCTGGGGGGCTGCTGTTCTTGCCCACCTCTACAGAGAGCTTGGAAAGGCCAGCATGAAGGGCAAAGCAAACTGCTGTGCGTTTCTTACTCTTCTTCAG ATATGGGCATGGGAGCACATCCAGATTGGCTGTCCTGAACGGCTAGAGAATAAGATTCTACCCGATGATTGGCCCCTTGGATGCAG GTGGAATGTTGCCTTCAAGAACCGTGAAAATGTCCGATCCATGGACCATGAGTTTTACAGGCATGGGCTTGATACTATATCAGATTGTCAG ATCACATGGGACCCATACACACCAAACCTGATAGCTGGGCTTCCTGCAATATGCACATTTGGATCCGCAGTTTGGCGATCAAGGACTCCGTTAATATGCTTCCAGATAGTGGAAATGCATGTGCCTGATCGTGTCTTACTGCAATTTGGAATGGTGCAGCACATACCAGACCCAGTTGAGGCTGTTGAACGTGTTACAATGCAGGGTAAAGCTGATCAAAATTGGCCTACTTACCATGATAAGTACATTAAGCAATGGCAGAACAGGCTCTTCTCTGTTGTTGAGCAACAGGATACAGGGATTTCAGATCCTACTCATCCAAGGAATTGTTACCTTGAATGGTATTGGCGAATTACACGTCGATGGATTTCCACTCCAGTTGAATGTCCAATTATATCCTATGAGTTATCTGGGCACGCTGATGAAGTTCTG GTTGATTTGGTAAGTACAGTACAGGGACGGATTAGAACTTTGTTACTAAGTGAGATTGATGTGAAAAGGATGAAGGAATCACTTACTGACATTGATGTGTACATCACTGTTAAAATGGCGGAGGCTAAGCAG ATTATGCAAAGTGGTGTTCGAACTGGCATGGGAATTAGGAGTGCTAAATCAGCCATGATCTGTTCAAATGATGTGGATCCTACTCAGGCTACTGTTGCGAAGCTGGAACTAGTTGGTGATGATCATGTCGAGGGAAACACTATACTGCAATTGGACCAAATGAGGAGAATTCAACCCGCAGGAGGAACTGTTGATTTAGCACCTCTCATAACAGGTGATACCACTAGCAACAAAACTGAGGATGTGCATCCACAAGAAGATCCTCTTGATATAACAATGACAGAAGTAAATCTCCAGGACATTATTAGCACACCTCTTCAGGATGCTATGACAGATATTATGAACACATCTGCAGAGGATGCTACACTGGAGGATATTTCAGATTCAGATGTGAAGAATGGCTCTGCGTCCATAGAGACCGTGGAAGTGAAGGAGACTGGTGGATCAATGTACAACATTAAATCTACAAAAAGGTTAC
- the LOC101755116 gene encoding putative nuclease HARBI1 — protein sequence MFHVPVIILVLDFKRMSMFLYTCAGNESNRRAQNRFKHSGETISRKFDEVLNALMAMAKDFIRPKNPNFPTVHKRIRDDKRAYPHFKDCIGALDGTHIRVALSPDEQVRYIGKTGVATQNVLAVCDFDMRFTYVSTGQPGAMHDTSVLYNALRVDEEFFPHPPQGKYYVVDAGYPNRPGYLAPYKGERYHLPEWHRGIEPKTPMERFNRVHSSIRNVIERSFGLLKMKWQILWKMPPYPMYKQKMIVVATMVLHNFIREHGGQDEDFARFDRDPNFVPTIPERYNKYAVSQPASDGTTSALNAPTMDVFRDELATALSLAWN from the exons ATGTTTCATGTTCCTGTCATCATTTTGGTATTGGATTTCAAGAGGATGTCCATGTTTCTATACACATGTGCTGGAAATGAGTCTAATAGGAGAGCTCAAAATAGATTTAAGCATTCTGGCGAAACTATTAGTAGGAAATTTGATGAGGTGCTAAATGCTTTGATGGCTATGGCGAAAGATTTCATTCGACCAAAGAATCCCAACTTCCCCACAGTCCATAAGAGGATAAGAGATGACAAACGTGCATAtccacatttcaaagattgcattggtgcacttgatggcACTCATATCCGTGTTGCTCTTTCACCTGATGagcaagtgagatatattggaaAGACCGGGGTAGCCACTCAAAATGTACTAGCGGTATGCGACTTTGACATGCGTTTCACTTATGTTTCCACGGGACAACCTGGAGCTATGCATGATACAAGTGTGTTGTACAATGCACtcagagtggatgaagaatTTTTTCCACATCCTCCACAAG GCAAATACTACGTTGTGGATGCGGGATATCCTAATCGTCCTGGCTACCTCGCTccttacaagggtgaaaggtatcatttaCCGGAATGGCATAGAGGTATTGAACCTAAGACGCCTATGGAAAGGTTCAATCGGGTTCACTCATCTATCCgcaatgtgattgagcgatcttttggactattaaaaatgaagtggcaaattcttTGGAAGATGCCACCATATCccatgtacaagcaaaagatgattgttgtagCTACCATGGTCCTTCACAATTTTATTCGTGAGCATGGAGGTCAAGATGAAGACTTTGCTCGGTTTGATCGTGATCCCAATTTTGTTCCTACAATACCGGAAAGatataacaaatatgcagtttcGCAACCGGCGTCAGATGGGACAACTTCCGCACTCAACGCGCCAACTATGGATGTCTTTCGTGATGAGCTAGCCACCGCActctctcttgcttggaactag
- the LOC101755524 gene encoding protein transport protein Sec61 subunit alpha — MAGGFRVLHLVRPFLAFLPEVQSADRKIPFREKVIYTVISLFIFLVCSQLPLYGIHSTTGADPFYWMRVILASNRGTVMELGITPIVTSGMVMQLLVGSKIIEVDNSVREDRALLNGAQKLLGILIAIGEAVAYVLSGMYGSVSQLGTGNAILIILQLFFAGIIVICLDELLQKGYGLGSGISLFIATNICENIIWKAFSPTTINSGRGAEFEGAVIALFHLLITRTDKVRALREAFYRQNLPNVTNLLATVLVFLIVIYFQGFRVVLPVRSKNARGQQGSYPIKLFYTSNMPIILHSALITNLYFISQLLYRKYSGNFLVNLLGKWKESEYSGHSVPVGGLAYYVTAPSSLADVLANPFHALFYVVFMLSACALFSKTWIEVSGSSAKDVAKQLKEQQMVMPGHRESNLQKELNRYIPTAAAFGGVCIGALTVLADFMGAIGSGTGILLAVTIIYQYFETFEKERATELGFFGF; from the exons ATGGCTGGCGGGTTTCGAGTACTGCATCTTGTCAGGCCCTTTCTGGCTTTCTTGCCAGAAGTACAGAGTGCTGATAGGAAAATACCATTCAGAGAGAAAGTGATCTACACCGTCATTTCTCTCTTCATTTTCCTTGTCTGCAGCCAGCTCCCACTCTATGGCATTCACTCTACTACTGGAGCTGACCCTTTCTACTGGATGCGTGTTATTCTTGCATCAAACCGTGGTACTGTTATGGAGCTGGGTATTACTCCAATTGTGACATCTGGGATGGTGATGCAACTTCTAGTGGGATCCAAGATAATTGAAGTTGACAACAGCGTGAGGGAGGATCGTGCTCTGCT AAATGGTGCACAGAAGTTGCTTGGTATCCTGATTGCTATTGGAGAAGCTGTGGCATATGTTCTCTCTGGAATGTATGGCAGTGTGAGCCAACTTGGAACTGGGAATGCTATTCTCATTATACTTCAGCTTTTCTTTGCTGGCATCATTGTCATCTGTCTAGATGAACTCCTACAGAAAGGCTATGGTTTGGGTTCTGGTATCTCTCTGTTCATTGCTACTAATATCTG TGAGAATATCATCTGGAAGGCGTTTAGCCCCACAACCATCAACAGTGGGCGTGGTGCTGAATTTGAGGGAGCTGTCATTGCATTGTTCCATCTGTTGATTACTCGAACTGATAAAGTCCGAGCTCTACGCGAGGCTTTCTACCGTCAGAATCTTCCAAATGTGACCAATTTACTTGCTACTGTCTTGGTCTTCCTCATTGTTATCTACTTCCAAGGCTTCCGTGTTGTGCTTCCAGTGAGATCAAAGAATGCTCGTGGTCAACAAGGCTCATACCCAATCAAGCTGTTCTACACTTCCAACATGCCTATCATTCTGCACtctgctctgattaccaacctCTATTTCATATCCCAG CTTCTCTACAGGAAATACAGTGGAAATTTCCTTGTTAACCTTCTTGGGAAATGGAAGGAATCTGAGTACTCTGGCCATTCTGTTCCTGTTGGTGGTCTTGCTTACTATGTTACTGCACCATCAAG CTTGGCTGATGTTCTGGCAAATCCATTCCATGCACTGTTCTATGTGGTCTTCATGCTGTCAGCTTGTGCTCTCTTCTCAAAGACATGGATTGAAGTTTCTGGTTCGTCAGCGAAGGATGTTGCTAAGCAGCTGAAG GAACAACAAATGGTGATGCCAGGCCATCGTGAGTCGAACCTGCAGAAGGAACTGAACAGATACATCCCCACTGCTGCTGCATTTGGCGGAGTATGCATTGGTGCATTGACTGTTCTAGCTGATTTCATGGGTGCAATTGGCTCAGGAACTGGTATTCTGCTTGCTGTCACCATCATATACCAGTACTTTGAGACATTCGAGAAGGAAAGGGCAACCGAGCTTGGTTTTTTTGGTTTCTAA
- the LOC101756333 gene encoding serine/threonine-protein phosphatase 7 long form homolog isoform X1 — translation MDAGAEELQLRDAARSQAQNLDPGPVDKSVLVEQEFHKSEAIFVGKIYKPVRFIEHGTRLNQWEVKHEGMLALLQRSGFYHLSLLKRVQLDHALLNALVERWRRETQTFHLRFGEITVLLKDVAILTGLRVHGAPVTGPTNCNWEQLCTQLLGQEPPQIKGGSINIAWLHDTFKTLPEGANQSDVEYAARAYILYQIGCSLFPDPSGTRVHLRYLALLRDFDASGEMAWGAAVLAHLYRELGKASMKGKANCCAFLTLLQIWAWEHIQIGCPERLENKILPDDWPLGCRWNVAFKNRENVRSMDHEFYRHGLDTISDCQITWDPYTPNLIAGLPAICTFGSAVWRSRTPLICFQIVEMHVPDRVLLQFGMVQHIPDPVEAVERVTMQGKADQNWPTYHDKYIKQWQNRLFSVVEQQDTGISDPTHPRNCYLEWYWRITRRWISTPVECPIISYELSGHADEVLVDLVSTVQGRIRTLLLSEIDVKRMKESLTDIDVYITVKMAEAKQIMQSGVRTGMGIRSAKSAMICSNDVDPTQATVAKLELVGDDHVEGNTILQLDQMRRIQPAGGTVDLAPLITGDTTSNKTEDVHPQEDPLDITMTEVNLQDIISTPLQDAMTDIMNTSAEDATLEDISDSDVKNGSASIETVEVKETGGSMYNIKSTKRLQLKCRSVPVHL, via the exons aTGGACGCGGGGGCTGAGGAGCTCCAGCTCCGCGACGCAGCTCGGTCCCAAGCACAG AACCTAGACCCTGGTCCTGTTGATAAATCTGTCCTCGTGGAACAGGAATTTCACAAATCAGAAGCTATATTTGTTGGGAAG ATATACAAACCTGTAAGATTTATCGAACATGGCACCAGGCTTAACCAGTGGGAAGTGAAACATGAGGGGATGCTTGCGTTATTGCAGCGTTCTGGATTTTACCACCTGTCTTTATTGAAGCGGGTTCAGTTAGACCATGCATTGTTAAATGCATTGGTTGAAAGGTGGCGGCGTGAAACACAGACGTTTCACTTGCGGTTTGGAGAAATTACAGTGCTCTTGAAGGATGTAGCAATTCTTACTGGGCTTCGTGTACATGGTGCTCCTGTCACTGGCCCGACAAACTGTAATTGGGAGCAATTGTGCACACAGCTTCTGGGCCAAGAACCTCCACAGATCAAAGGTGGTTCTATCAACATTGCATGGCTGCATGACACTTTCAAAACATTACCAGAAGGTGCTAATCAGTCAGATGTAGAGTATGCTGCACGAGCTTACATTCTGTACCAAATCGGCTGCAGTTTATTTCCTGATCCGAGTGGAACTAGAGTGCACTTGCGATATTTGGCCCTACTCCGCGATTTTGATGCCTCAGGAGAGATGGCCTGGGGGGCTGCTGTTCTTGCCCACCTCTACAGAGAGCTTGGAAAGGCCAGCATGAAGGGCAAAGCAAACTGCTGTGCGTTTCTTACTCTTCTTCAG ATATGGGCATGGGAGCACATCCAGATTGGCTGTCCTGAACGGCTAGAGAATAAGATTCTACCCGATGATTGGCCCCTTGGATGCAG GTGGAATGTTGCCTTCAAGAACCGTGAAAATGTCCGATCCATGGACCATGAGTTTTACAGGCATGGGCTTGATACTATATCAGATTGTCAG ATCACATGGGACCCATACACACCAAACCTGATAGCTGGGCTTCCTGCAATATGCACATTTGGATCCGCAGTTTGGCGATCAAGGACTCCGTTAATATGCTTCCAGATAGTGGAAATGCATGTGCCTGATCGTGTCTTACTGCAATTTGGAATGGTGCAGCACATACCAGACCCAGTTGAGGCTGTTGAACGTGTTACAATGCAGGGTAAAGCTGATCAAAATTGGCCTACTTACCATGATAAGTACATTAAGCAATGGCAGAACAGGCTCTTCTCTGTTGTTGAGCAACAGGATACAGGGATTTCAGATCCTACTCATCCAAGGAATTGTTACCTTGAATGGTATTGGCGAATTACACGTCGATGGATTTCCACTCCAGTTGAATGTCCAATTATATCCTATGAGTTATCTGGGCACGCTGATGAAGTTCTG GTTGATTTGGTAAGTACAGTACAGGGACGGATTAGAACTTTGTTACTAAGTGAGATTGATGTGAAAAGGATGAAGGAATCACTTACTGACATTGATGTGTACATCACTGTTAAAATGGCGGAGGCTAAGCAG ATTATGCAAAGTGGTGTTCGAACTGGCATGGGAATTAGGAGTGCTAAATCAGCCATGATCTGTTCAAATGATGTGGATCCTACTCAGGCTACTGTTGCGAAGCTGGAACTAGTTGGTGATGATCATGTCGAGGGAAACACTATACTGCAATTGGACCAAATGAGGAGAATTCAACCCGCAGGAGGAACTGTTGATTTAGCACCTCTCATAACAGGTGATACCACTAGCAACAAAACTGAGGATGTGCATCCACAAGAAGATCCTCTTGATATAACAATGACAGAAGTAAATCTCCAGGACATTATTAGCACACCTCTTCAGGATGCTATGACAGATATTATGAACACATCTGCAGAGGATGCTACACTGGAGGATATTTCAGATTCAGATGTGAAGAATGGCTCTGCGTCCATAGAGACCGTGGAAGTGAAGGAGACTGGTGGATCAATGTACAACATTAAATCTACAAAAAGGTTAC